The DNA sequence GTAGGGCTCGGAGCGTGGAGAACTCGGCACGGGCCCCGGACAGCCCCCGTTCCAGACGCCGCAGGTGCGCGTCGAGGAGCCGCCGTACGAGGTCGGTCTCCGCGCCGGCCCAGCCGGCCAGCACCAGGCGGACGTCCGCCAGCGGCATCCCGGCCCGGCGCAGGCGGGCCAGCAGCCGGGCCTCGTCGAGCTGCCCGGGGGCGTACCAGCGGTAGCCGCTGTCCGGGTCCACCCGGTGGGGGACCAGGACACCGGCACGGTCGTAGAACCGCAGGGCACTCACGCCCAGTCCGCTGTCCCGGGCCATCTCTCCGATGCTGCGCATGTCGTCGTTCTCCACACCCGGAACCCTCGTCCCTCGACCAGGTCGAGGGTCAACTCCGGCCCGGCGGCCGGTCACCGCGCGCGGTGCGCGGGGTCACCAGGTGTCCTGCCCGGCCGCCTCCGCGCCCGCCGGGGCCAGGACGGCGAGCGTCCCGGTCGCCCTGCGCAGGGCCAGTTCGAGCGGACCGGGGGCGTGCAGCGCGCCGGTGCCGTCCGGCGGCACCAGCCACTCCAGGCGGCCGGCGGGCCGGTACGGCGGGGGCACGGCGACCCAGCAACCCCGGCCGACGTGCCGCACCCCGAACCCGACCCACTCGCTGACCGGATCAGGCGGCAGGAAGAACCCGACCCTGCGGGCGGTGACATCCACCAGGGTGGGCCCCGGGACCTTCAGGGGATCGCTCCACAGGAGGTCAAGGGCGAGCAGCCCGAGGCGGTCGGGCACGCTGAGCACGTCCCAGTACCGGCCCGCCGCGAGCAGTGCCGTCCCCTTGCCGCAGTCCCACTCGCGCTTGCACTCCTGCGGGTCGGTGGCCGCCGCGGCCAGCCACTCGACGGCCTGCTTCCACATGGCGCTGTGCATGTTCCCACCCCGCGCACGATCGGCCGCGCCGCTTCGGGCGCGCGCTGTACGGACATGCTGGTAGATATTTCTACCCACCGGAAGGGTGGCGCGGGCTGGCGTTCCCGGAGCGGTCGCCCGCCGGGGTCAGGCGTCGCGCTGCGCGCGCTCCGCGTCCCGCTGCTTGATGCGGGCCGTTTCCTTGCGGACCTCGGCCTGGGTGGCGCGCTCCCGCTCCAGCCACTCGGGCCGCTCCTGCTTCAGCGCCTCGATCTGCTCGGTGGTGAGCGGCTCGGTGACCCCGCCGCGCGCGAGACCGGCGATGGAGACGCCGAGCTTCGCCGCGACCACCGGGCGGGGGTGCGGGCCGTCGCGCCGCAGGTCCGTGAGCCACTGCGGCGGATCGGCCTGGAGCGCGTTCAGCTCGGCGCGTGAGACGACACCCTCCCGGAAGTCGGCGGGGGTGGCCTCGAGGTACACACCCAGTTTCTTCGCCGCGGTCGCGGCCTTCATCGTCTGGGTGCTCTGGTGCGACGTCATGACGTCCAGGGTATCGAGCGTGTGCGCGAGCGCCGACCACGGCCGGTAACCTGGCCCGGTGACAGGCTCGGAAGTGTCCTCCTCGTTCCGGCTCGTGTACGTCCCCGGCGTGATGCCCGACAAATGGGTGCGCGTCTGGAACGAGCGGCTGCCCGACGTCCCGCTGACCCTCACGCAGGTCCCCGCCGGTACGGCGCAGGGCCTGCTGCTGGGCGGCGACGCCGACGCGGGCCTCGTCCGGCTGCCCGTCGACCGTACGGTGCTCAGCGCGATCCCCCTCTACACCGAGCAGACGGTCGTCGTGGTGCCCCGGGACCATCTCGTCACGGCCGTCGACACGGTGTCCCCGGAGGACCTGGCCGACGACATCGTGCTGCACCCCCTCGACGACGTCCTCGCCTGGGAGACCCTGCCCGGACGGCCCGCCCTGGAACGCCCCGCCACCACCGCGGACGCCGTCGAGCTCGTCGCGGCCGGCATCGGCGTGCTCGTCGTAC is a window from the Streptomyces capillispiralis genome containing:
- a CDS encoding DUF5997 family protein: MTSHQSTQTMKAATAAKKLGVYLEATPADFREGVVSRAELNALQADPPQWLTDLRRDGPHPRPVVAAKLGVSIAGLARGGVTEPLTTEQIEALKQERPEWLERERATQAEVRKETARIKQRDAERAQRDA
- a CDS encoding LysR family transcriptional regulator substrate-binding protein, coding for MTGSEVSSSFRLVYVPGVMPDKWVRVWNERLPDVPLTLTQVPAGTAQGLLLGGDADAGLVRLPVDRTVLSAIPLYTEQTVVVVPRDHLVTAVDTVSPEDLADDIVLHPLDDVLAWETLPGRPALERPATTADAVELVAAGIGVLVVPLSLARLHHRKDLTHRPLAPAPESSVALAWPEAATTERVEDFIGIVRGRTVNSTRGRKPQPAPEKRERGGARKQQPAGGSAGRSRRAAAGGTAKSPRRGKPRRRS